The Bacillus sp. Y1 genome has a window encoding:
- a CDS encoding efflux RND transporter periplasmic adaptor subunit codes for MNWKNWTVILVGTLFMIGNLYLIYKKDSEIKRLSYVDTWTTVKEQNLVESHTDKGLITPVEEEYIYYEENTGDFEAFLVKEGDQVEENTPILELSSVDINVAIAQNQLEISRLEDEIEALEDNIDNLDDLLSDIESSTTEENESSNTIMANSLEIEIYEKELQVSRLEADLDKQETALASMDQGLSSLTINSKIAGIVKEIRHDLNNPIVTITSNDLQVEATLTEKEISTFDEGMKVVITSSLQKDKLEGTISSISTLPKKEPKEKRETQYSYIIQLNEQPSSTIPFGSNVDLKIITNEINDALTVSTNSIKKKGTKSYMYVMMANGTIERRQIETGLQLNHVKEIKANAQEGEKVVLTANTLKNKNHFFTSLQPKKLTKSVFKEIGKRQALKLVVKGLLVN; via the coding sequence ATGAACTGGAAAAATTGGACAGTCATCCTTGTTGGCACTCTATTCATGATCGGCAATCTCTACCTTATCTACAAAAAGGATAGTGAAATCAAGAGGCTCAGCTACGTAGATACATGGACAACCGTCAAGGAGCAGAACTTAGTAGAATCACATACCGATAAGGGTTTGATAACACCCGTTGAAGAGGAATATATCTACTACGAGGAGAATACGGGGGATTTCGAAGCATTTCTTGTTAAAGAAGGGGATCAGGTGGAAGAAAACACTCCTATCTTAGAGCTTTCCTCCGTAGATATTAACGTGGCTATCGCCCAAAATCAACTAGAAATATCACGACTCGAAGATGAAATAGAAGCTCTTGAAGACAATATTGACAACTTAGATGACCTATTAAGTGATATAGAAAGCTCAACAACCGAAGAAAATGAATCATCAAACACAATCATGGCCAACTCGCTTGAAATTGAAATCTATGAAAAAGAATTACAGGTAAGTAGACTTGAAGCTGATCTCGACAAGCAAGAAACGGCACTTGCAAGTATGGACCAGGGCTTATCCAGTCTTACGATTAACAGTAAAATAGCTGGAATCGTCAAAGAAATTCGTCATGATTTAAATAACCCGATCGTTACTATTACATCGAACGACCTACAGGTAGAAGCCACTCTCACAGAAAAAGAGATATCAACCTTTGATGAGGGGATGAAGGTAGTAATAACATCAAGCCTTCAAAAAGATAAATTGGAAGGAACCATTTCAAGCATCTCCACCCTTCCGAAAAAAGAGCCAAAGGAAAAAAGGGAAACTCAATATTCGTACATAATACAATTAAATGAACAGCCTAGTTCAACCATTCCTTTCGGTTCAAACGTGGACTTGAAAATCATCACAAACGAAATAAACGATGCTCTGACCGTTTCAACTAACTCGATTAAGAAAAAAGGTACGAAGTCGTATATGTATGTCATGATGGCTAATGGAACCATTGAACGTCGCCAAATTGAAACAGGCTTACAACTCAACCATGTAAAAGAAATCAAAGCAAACGCTCAAGAGGGGGAAAAAGTAGTTCTCACTGCTAACACCCTCAAAAATAAAAACCACTTCTTCACCTCACTTCAACCGAAAAAACTAACAAAAAGTGTATTTAAGGAAATCGGGAAGAGACAGGCGCTTAAATTAGTTGTAAAAGGTCTTTTGGTAAATTGA
- a CDS encoding toxic anion resistance protein: MTDRNNEPQLQRASSSSNMLDDLLGNPFADPISAQDQPILATQQTDKPLKLIDVIPPENREKAFQLAQQIDPKNHQAIITYGTQAQSKLMTFSNSMIEHVKKEDIGEVGEILSDLMKKFNEVNPDELKPEKRSMFSRMFGKIQNSLQEVLSKYQKTGAQIDRISVKLERSKNTLMSDVVFLEKLYEHNKEYFHALNVYIAAGELKLDELNQSTIPKLKQKAESTQDQMAFQEVNDMMQFADRLDKRIYDLKLSREITVQSAPQIRLIQNTNQALIEKIQSSIMTAIPLWKNQVAIALTLIRQRNAVEAQKQVSKTTNELLLKNAEMLKTNTIETAKENERGLVDIETLKKTQENLIQTLEETIRIQQEGRIKRRQAEHELAQMEDELKQKLLNWGTNPR, encoded by the coding sequence ATGACAGATCGTAACAATGAGCCGCAATTGCAGCGAGCATCATCTAGCAGTAATATGTTAGACGATTTGCTCGGAAATCCCTTTGCTGATCCGATTTCAGCGCAGGACCAACCCATCCTAGCTACGCAACAAACAGATAAGCCGTTAAAGCTAATTGATGTCATCCCACCGGAAAACAGGGAGAAGGCATTTCAATTAGCGCAACAAATTGACCCGAAAAACCATCAAGCAATCATCACGTACGGAACGCAAGCACAGTCTAAGCTCATGACTTTTTCGAACTCAATGATCGAGCATGTAAAAAAAGAAGACATTGGGGAAGTGGGGGAGATCCTCTCTGACCTTATGAAGAAATTCAATGAGGTAAACCCAGACGAACTAAAGCCTGAGAAACGCTCGATGTTCTCAAGGATGTTTGGGAAAATCCAAAATTCACTACAAGAGGTGCTCTCGAAATACCAAAAAACAGGAGCGCAAATTGACAGAATCAGTGTAAAGTTAGAGCGCTCAAAAAACACACTTATGAGTGATGTGGTGTTTCTAGAAAAACTTTACGAACACAACAAAGAGTATTTCCACGCGCTGAACGTATACATCGCAGCAGGGGAACTAAAGCTCGACGAACTGAACCAATCTACCATTCCAAAACTAAAACAAAAGGCAGAGTCCACTCAAGATCAAATGGCGTTCCAAGAAGTAAACGACATGATGCAGTTTGCTGACCGTCTAGACAAGCGTATTTATGATCTAAAGCTCAGTCGTGAAATAACAGTGCAAAGTGCACCGCAAATTCGCTTGATTCAAAACACAAACCAAGCACTGATTGAAAAAATCCAGTCTTCCATTATGACAGCTATTCCATTATGGAAAAACCAAGTAGCGATTGCACTGACGTTAATTCGGCAGCGAAATGCCGTTGAAGCTCAAAAACAAGTCTCAAAAACAACAAACGAGCTACTACTCAAGAACGCTGAAATGTTAAAAACGAACACAATCGAAACAGCAAAAGAAAACGAGCGTGGTTTAGTCGACATCGAAACTCTTAAAAAGACTCAAGAGAACCTCATCCAGACACTTGAAGAAACCATTCGCATTCAGCAAGAGGGTCGCATCAAGCGCCGTCAAGCGGAACACGAACTAGCGCAAATGGAAGACGAACTAAAACAAAAACTTCTGAACTGGGGCACCAACCCACGTTAG
- a CDS encoding penicillin-binding transpeptidase domain-containing protein: protein MKKFLGVVIILVLLILTSCNKETQPEDRLLSYVKLWNDQKFEEMYSYLSAEARESVKKDEFVERYKKIYNDLGITNLKVTYEKPTEEKERDKKVTEASLPFTVSMGSVAGEISFEHDARLTKEEREDNTNWYLNWDTTYIFPDLKDGDKVGINTTTPKRGDILDRNGLELATTGTALEVGVVPKDIEGQEAAVIEQLATVLGMTKESVEKALNASWVKPDYFVPLKTISENDTELRAQLGQIPGVQRKTVEARVYPFGDAAAHLIGYVGAITAEELEKQDPGTYSSNDVIGKRGLEQVLEKRLKGESGVQILIQKEDGTETMLAEKPVKEGENVRLTIDGTVQKDMYIELQGEAGMGTAIHPTTGETLALISSPSFDPNKLSLGATAADWKVLEEDPKQPLLNRFKANYAPGSVIKPLTAAIALQAGTTDWEKTMQLSGKQWQKDSSWGSYYVTRVTDPNAPVNLADALLYSDNVYFAQASLDLGKDKFEQGLKAFGFEEESDFLFPIETSTYGDMSSEVTLADSGYGQGQVEMSVLHLASTYTMLVNNGNMIKPTLLLDDEDSQVWKSGLLDQENVTRLNESLKQVVDNPRGTANAAKMEGYPLAGKTGTAEFKEKQNEAGKENGWFVAYNTENPSLLVAMMIENVEGRGGSKVVVEKVKRVFQTE, encoded by the coding sequence ATGAAGAAATTTCTAGGAGTAGTAATTATTTTAGTACTTCTCATACTAACTAGCTGTAACAAGGAAACTCAACCAGAGGATCGATTATTATCTTATGTAAAGCTATGGAACGATCAAAAGTTTGAGGAAATGTATAGCTACCTTTCAGCAGAGGCGAGGGAAAGCGTTAAAAAGGATGAGTTTGTTGAACGGTACAAGAAAATATACAATGACCTTGGCATCACTAACTTAAAAGTCACCTATGAAAAGCCAACAGAAGAAAAGGAACGTGACAAAAAGGTCACAGAAGCAAGTCTTCCTTTTACCGTTAGCATGGGTAGCGTTGCCGGTGAGATTTCCTTTGAGCATGATGCGCGGTTAACAAAGGAAGAGCGTGAAGATAACACTAACTGGTACCTTAACTGGGATACTACATATATATTTCCTGACCTAAAAGACGGTGACAAGGTTGGAATTAACACCACCACACCGAAGCGGGGAGACATTCTGGATCGTAACGGACTTGAGTTAGCAACAACTGGAACAGCTCTTGAGGTGGGAGTAGTTCCGAAAGACATAGAAGGACAGGAAGCAGCAGTTATTGAACAACTCGCAACCGTTCTTGGTATGACGAAAGAAAGTGTAGAAAAAGCATTAAACGCTAGTTGGGTTAAGCCCGATTATTTTGTACCACTAAAGACCATTTCGGAAAACGATACAGAACTCAGAGCACAGCTTGGTCAAATCCCTGGCGTCCAGAGAAAAACTGTCGAGGCTCGTGTGTATCCGTTCGGTGATGCTGCCGCCCACCTTATTGGATACGTGGGAGCTATTACAGCAGAAGAGCTGGAAAAGCAAGATCCAGGCACATACTCTTCGAATGATGTAATCGGAAAAAGAGGACTAGAACAGGTTCTGGAAAAACGTCTAAAAGGGGAATCAGGAGTACAGATTCTGATTCAAAAAGAAGACGGAACAGAAACCATGCTAGCTGAAAAGCCTGTCAAAGAAGGCGAAAATGTAAGGTTAACAATTGATGGGACAGTTCAAAAGGATATGTATATCGAACTCCAAGGAGAGGCGGGAATGGGGACAGCCATTCATCCAACAACTGGGGAAACACTCGCACTTATTAGCAGTCCGAGCTTTGATCCTAACAAGCTTTCTCTTGGAGCAACAGCAGCTGACTGGAAAGTCCTAGAGGAAGATCCCAAACAGCCATTACTAAATCGTTTTAAAGCAAATTACGCACCAGGATCTGTCATAAAGCCACTAACAGCGGCCATTGCCCTTCAAGCGGGAACAACAGATTGGGAAAAAACAATGCAGTTGAGCGGTAAGCAATGGCAAAAGGATTCCTCGTGGGGAAGCTATTATGTCACAAGAGTGACCGATCCGAACGCACCAGTCAATTTAGCTGATGCACTTCTTTACTCGGATAATGTGTACTTTGCTCAAGCTTCATTAGACCTGGGCAAAGATAAATTTGAACAAGGCTTAAAGGCATTCGGATTTGAAGAAGAATCAGATTTCCTTTTCCCAATAGAAACGTCAACCTATGGTGATATGAGTTCCGAAGTTACATTAGCAGACTCAGGATACGGCCAAGGACAGGTCGAAATGAGTGTCCTTCATCTGGCTAGCACATACACCATGCTAGTGAACAACGGAAATATGATTAAGCCAACCCTTTTACTAGATGACGAAGATAGTCAAGTATGGAAGTCAGGTCTACTCGACCAAGAAAATGTAACAAGATTAAATGAATCACTAAAGCAAGTGGTTGACAATCCAAGAGGTACAGCAAATGCAGCAAAGATGGAAGGCTACCCACTAGCTGGGAAAACAGGTACAGCCGAATTTAAAGAAAAGCAAAATGAAGCCGGCAAAGAAAACGGCTGGTTCGTAGCCTATAATACTGAAAACCCAAGCCTGCTTGTCGCGATGATGATCGAGAACGTAGAAGGTAGAGGCGGTTCGAAGGTAGTAGTTGAAAAAGTAAAAAGAGTGTTTCAAACAGAATAA
- a CDS encoding 8-amino-7-oxononanoate synthase, with translation MKKVLFSFVALLIFAISVAVSPAKAAYLPEYDKYVEVSYEEARAIADLLGLKGVPLGEETAKLSFEIQEAMIAKIESIINKEIDHYYIWLTVNGEPVLGIDPPVVLI, from the coding sequence GTGAAAAAAGTATTATTTTCTTTTGTAGCATTATTAATTTTTGCTATCAGCGTAGCGGTTTCACCTGCAAAAGCAGCTTATTTACCAGAATATGATAAGTATGTAGAAGTTTCTTATGAAGAAGCACGCGCTATTGCTGATTTATTAGGATTAAAGGGTGTTCCACTTGGTGAAGAAACTGCTAAATTATCATTTGAAATCCAAGAAGCGATGATTGCAAAGATTGAATCTATTATTAACAAAGAGATTGATCACTACTATATCTGGTTAACAGTTAATGGAGAACCCGTACTAGGAATTGACCCTCCTGTAGTTTTAATTTAA
- a CDS encoding N-acetylmuramoyl-L-alanine amidase family protein, with translation MVKIFIDPGHGGTDSGAVGNGIQEKNVTLQIGLRIRDILERDYSNVSVRMSRTGDTTVSLNQRSNAANSWGADFLYSVHVNSGGGVGYEDYIYSGLSSTSRTAQMQRTIHSEIMARNNMNDRGTKKADFHMLRETSMDAVLTENGFIDNAGDAAKMKDPAWIESVARGHVVGLEKIYNLTRNGNAPSASTPVASPTPAPSSGRTVYLPASADTWRIYNVDAAPVRANAIGQLRPSKFGGLSYRIVAEGNEPYTYIIDTADFGRIKIYAHPNTGAVIK, from the coding sequence ATGGTAAAAATCTTTATTGATCCCGGGCATGGGGGAACTGATTCAGGTGCTGTGGGCAACGGGATTCAGGAAAAGAATGTTACGTTACAAATCGGTCTAAGAATTAGAGACATTCTTGAAAGAGATTATTCCAATGTGTCGGTAAGAATGAGTCGTACGGGTGATACAACGGTTTCCTTAAACCAACGTTCCAACGCCGCGAATTCTTGGGGTGCTGACTTCCTTTATTCGGTTCATGTGAACTCAGGTGGAGGGGTTGGTTACGAGGATTATATATACAGTGGCTTGTCTAGTACTTCTCGTACTGCTCAAATGCAACGTACCATCCATTCTGAAATTATGGCAAGAAACAATATGAATGACAGAGGAACGAAGAAAGCCGATTTCCATATGCTTCGTGAAACAAGTATGGACGCTGTTTTAACAGAGAATGGCTTCATTGATAATGCTGGTGATGCGGCAAAAATGAAGGATCCAGCGTGGATTGAGTCGGTAGCTAGAGGGCATGTGGTTGGATTAGAAAAAATCTATAATCTTACCAGAAACGGAAATGCTCCTTCCGCATCGACTCCTGTTGCTTCACCGACACCAGCCCCGTCATCAGGTAGAACTGTCTATTTACCAGCCTCCGCTGACACTTGGAGAATCTATAATGTGGATGCTGCACCGGTAAGAGCAAACGCAATTGGGCAGTTGAGACCTTCCAAATTCGGTGGACTTTCTTATCGTATTGTTGCAGAAGGAAATGAGCCTTACACATATATTATTGATACTGCTGATTTTGGGAGAATAAAAATTTATGCTCATCCTAATACAGGTGCTGTAATTAAATAG
- a CDS encoding 5-bromo-4-chloroindolyl phosphate hydrolysis family protein: MNFLIALLIFFFISLPASVLTWLISFFALNNGFLTASAISLVAGIVAYLITNGIVKAKTFKKYNISRKEYVYIRKNLKEAKPKLQRLRKAFFQVRDVAAFKQQLDTLRVANKIYSITKKEPKRFYQAEPFYYSHLDSMVELAEKYAFLSSQPKKNSELLISLQDTKSALRDLSHVIEEDLNQVLSNDIDKLNFELDVVKKFTLKPKNLDPNEESRRIK; this comes from the coding sequence GTGAACTTCTTAATTGCATTGCTTATATTTTTCTTTATCTCCCTTCCAGCTTCTGTTTTGACATGGCTTATAAGTTTTTTCGCTTTGAATAATGGGTTCCTTACAGCGTCAGCAATCTCACTTGTAGCTGGTATAGTTGCTTATTTAATCACCAATGGAATCGTTAAGGCAAAAACATTCAAAAAATATAACATCTCACGTAAAGAGTATGTATACATTAGAAAGAACCTAAAAGAAGCTAAGCCAAAGCTTCAGCGTTTGAGAAAAGCATTTTTCCAAGTAAGAGACGTCGCGGCTTTTAAGCAACAGCTTGATACACTTCGAGTAGCAAATAAGATCTACTCCATTACAAAAAAAGAACCAAAGCGCTTTTATCAAGCGGAGCCTTTCTATTATTCACACTTAGATTCAATGGTGGAACTTGCAGAAAAATATGCGTTCCTATCTAGCCAGCCGAAAAAGAACTCTGAATTACTTATCTCTCTTCAAGATACGAAAAGTGCTCTTCGTGACCTTTCCCATGTGATTGAAGAGGATTTAAACCAAGTCCTATCGAATGATATAGATAAACTGAACTTCGAGCTAGATGTTGTGAAGAAGTTTACCCTCAAACCGAAGAATCTAGACCCGAATGAAGAAAGTAGGAGAATTAAATGA
- a CDS encoding HD-GYP domain-containing protein, with product MININEKDFIETVQVKGLQVSLLASSSSTEIIHHKLEHGANWALEPEEGWMALEYLLILSGELKTFPYNEKIPNLKAGDSFFRHPVKEVYTFQAVGTTEFLYVTSQPIFHRYSKIVNEMIELVKSIEAKDGYTLNHCTRITRLSMLVGEAMGMDSEQILKLNLASFFHDVGKVEIPENILKKPGKLTDEEWITMRKHPTIGRSLLEGSNIPVLASVAKIVEQHHERYDGKGYPKGLAGDDISIEAAIISVVDSFDAMTTDRVYQERRSPEYALNELLQCRGTMYHPEVVDKFIELKDTILGVSEK from the coding sequence GTGATTAATATAAATGAAAAGGATTTTATTGAAACTGTTCAAGTCAAAGGGTTGCAAGTATCTTTACTAGCCTCCAGCAGTTCAACCGAGATCATTCATCACAAATTAGAACATGGAGCAAATTGGGCATTAGAGCCTGAAGAGGGTTGGATGGCTCTAGAGTATCTTCTAATCTTAAGTGGTGAGCTAAAAACCTTCCCATATAACGAAAAAATACCAAACCTTAAAGCTGGTGATTCTTTCTTTAGACATCCTGTTAAAGAAGTTTATACTTTCCAAGCAGTTGGTACTACTGAATTCCTATATGTGACATCACAACCAATTTTCCATCGATATAGTAAAATTGTAAATGAAATGATAGAGTTAGTGAAATCTATTGAAGCTAAAGATGGATACACTCTTAATCATTGTACAAGAATTACTCGCCTTTCTATGTTAGTCGGGGAGGCAATGGGAATGGATTCAGAGCAGATTTTAAAACTAAATTTGGCTTCCTTCTTTCATGATGTTGGTAAGGTTGAAATACCTGAAAATATACTTAAAAAACCTGGGAAGTTAACCGATGAGGAATGGATTACTATGCGAAAGCATCCTACCATTGGAAGAAGTTTATTGGAAGGGTCAAATATCCCTGTACTTGCATCAGTTGCAAAAATAGTGGAACAGCATCACGAACGATATGACGGAAAAGGTTATCCAAAAGGTTTAGCTGGAGATGACATATCTATTGAGGCTGCTATTATTTCTGTCGTAGATTCTTTTGATGCCATGACAACCGATCGAGTCTACCAAGAAAGAAGATCCCCAGAGTATGCACTTAATGAATTATTACAATGTCGAGGGACTATGTATCATCCTGAGGTTGTTGATAAGTTTATAGAATTAAAAGATACTATACTAGGAGTGAGCGAAAAGTGA
- the gloA2 gene encoding SMU1112c/YaeR family gloxylase I-like metalloprotein has product MKLNKIHHIAIICRNYEISKKFYTEILGLTPKNEVYRKERDSYKLDLEVNGQYQIELFSFLNPPDRPSFPEAAGLRHLAFEVDNIEEAVEELQGKGIDVESIRIDEFTEKKFTFFADPDGLPIEFYEK; this is encoded by the coding sequence TTGAAACTAAACAAAATTCATCACATAGCAATCATTTGCAGAAACTATGAAATATCAAAGAAATTTTATACTGAGATCCTCGGTCTAACACCAAAGAACGAAGTATATCGAAAAGAAAGGGACTCTTATAAACTCGACCTAGAGGTAAACGGTCAATATCAAATAGAATTATTTTCATTTCTAAATCCGCCAGATAGACCGAGCTTTCCAGAGGCTGCTGGATTACGACACTTGGCTTTTGAGGTAGACAACATAGAAGAAGCGGTAGAGGAATTACAGGGAAAAGGAATTGATGTGGAATCGATTAGGATAGATGAATTTACGGAGAAAAAATTCACGTTTTTTGCTGATCCTGATGGGTTGCCTATTGAATTCTATGAAAAATAA
- a CDS encoding YveK family protein, protein MEETISLKELFLTLKKRLSLIVTITILAVTMSGLISYFYLTPIYQASTQILVNQSKNDQNTYNVGEVQTNLQLINTYNVIIKSPAILELVIKDLNLDMTSSQLNGKITVQSEQNSQVVNISVQDADPSLAADIANKTASTFQNEIKEIMNVDNVSILAKATVLDKQSPIKPQPLLNIAIAMVVGLMLGVGVAFLLEYLDNTLKTEQDIEQTLGLPVLGAIPTIKETEAIDSRSNKKRKRGEKFGA, encoded by the coding sequence ATGGAAGAGACAATTAGTTTAAAAGAACTTTTTCTAACTTTAAAGAAACGTCTAAGTTTAATAGTAACGATAACAATTTTAGCAGTAACCATGAGTGGCCTTATTAGTTATTTTTACTTAACCCCGATTTATCAAGCTTCAACACAGATTCTTGTCAACCAATCAAAAAATGACCAAAACACATACAATGTTGGAGAAGTACAGACAAACTTACAATTGATTAATACGTACAACGTGATTATCAAGAGTCCTGCAATTCTCGAGTTAGTTATCAAAGACCTCAATTTAGATATGACATCTTCGCAGTTAAATGGGAAGATCACCGTACAAAGTGAACAAAACTCACAAGTAGTTAACATTTCAGTTCAAGATGCAGATCCGAGCCTAGCTGCGGATATAGCAAATAAAACAGCATCCACTTTTCAAAATGAAATAAAAGAAATTATGAATGTAGATAACGTAAGTATACTAGCGAAAGCAACAGTTCTAGATAAACAATCTCCAATCAAACCGCAACCACTATTAAATATTGCAATTGCAATGGTAGTTGGATTAATGTTGGGAGTTGGAGTGGCTTTCCTACTAGAATATCTAGATAATACACTGAAAACTGAACAAGATATTGAGCAAACATTAGGGTTGCCAGTTCTTGGGGCTATTCCAACAATTAAAGAAACCGAAGCAATAGATTCTCGTTCGAATAAGAAACGTAAAAGAGGTGAGAAATTTGGCGCATAA
- a CDS encoding SGNH/GDSL hydrolase family protein, whose amino-acid sequence MKTLFTVLLGIACLTLLFFGNLHWQEKIERAGAATVNKTQDIEKEISDENYTKEQTLRYAMNWTEKEKQSLQTAFAEDRPYHILIAGSMLLGQGDTSWPSLFKKELTDAYGENVITVVTKSYSNTTEEFVKSGKQQEFIDESADLIIWEPFILTDNSVVDIEDSLDNILTVINDVKAKNSNTIFILQPPSPVYHPKLYKRQVEALNAFAKEHQIPFLNHWTNWPDPSSEEVLTYLYSGTSTPNEEGHRVWAEFLIDRFISN is encoded by the coding sequence ATGAAAACACTTTTTACTGTCTTGCTTGGAATTGCTTGTTTGACATTACTTTTCTTCGGCAATCTGCATTGGCAGGAAAAAATTGAAAGAGCAGGAGCTGCTACTGTAAATAAAACTCAAGACATAGAGAAGGAAATATCTGATGAAAACTATACAAAGGAGCAAACCCTTCGGTATGCTATGAACTGGACTGAGAAAGAAAAACAAAGTCTTCAGACAGCTTTCGCCGAGGACCGTCCCTATCATATCTTGATTGCAGGTTCAATGCTACTAGGACAGGGAGATACATCTTGGCCATCTCTTTTTAAAAAGGAATTGACAGATGCTTATGGTGAAAATGTCATTACAGTTGTTACAAAATCTTACAGTAATACTACTGAGGAATTTGTTAAATCAGGAAAACAACAGGAGTTTATAGATGAAAGTGCTGATCTTATTATATGGGAGCCATTCATACTAACAGATAATAGTGTTGTTGACATTGAGGATTCTTTAGACAATATTTTAACTGTTATTAATGACGTCAAGGCTAAAAACAGCAACACTATATTCATTCTACAGCCACCTAGTCCTGTGTACCATCCTAAGCTCTATAAAAGACAGGTTGAGGCACTAAATGCTTTTGCTAAAGAACACCAAATTCCTTTCCTAAATCATTGGACAAACTGGCCAGATCCTTCTAGCGAAGAGGTGCTCACTTACTTGTATTCAGGTACAAGTACACCGAATGAAGAGGGACACCGTGTATGGGCAGAGTTTTTAATCGACCGATTTATCAGTAACTGA
- a CDS encoding C40 family peptidase: protein MKKKVVSLTSAVLLTSSFATQTLANTYTVQKGDTLYRIATKYNTSVTALKSLNQLSTDHISINQVLQVEASASPVQSIQTPPTNTSTEVKYHTVVSGDSLSKIAKLYKISLSDLRSWNNLTSDLIFPGQRFVVSNPGTVTSTPVIAPSPATPTTVTPVQNTTPTSNSIAIEYSVKSGDTLSRIGSAYGLTVQDLKMLNGLNSDMIYVGQKLVVSKAVSVQTPSPVTSPVSSNTPVVEIAKTLLGVPYLWGGSTPSGFDCSGFIHYVFNQTGTNIGRYSTEGYYSRSYYIDQPQVGDLVFFENTYKAGISHMGIYLGNNEFIHADGTKGVMVTSLDNTYYKQRFDGYKRFY, encoded by the coding sequence ATGAAGAAAAAAGTCGTATCCCTCACATCCGCTGTTCTGTTAACTTCATCTTTTGCTACACAGACCCTAGCAAATACATATACTGTTCAAAAGGGTGACACCCTATATCGAATTGCCACTAAATATAATACATCTGTAACAGCTTTAAAATCGCTTAACCAATTGTCTACGGATCACATTTCTATTAATCAAGTACTACAAGTTGAAGCAAGTGCTTCACCTGTACAATCGATACAAACTCCACCAACAAATACATCAACCGAAGTAAAATATCACACGGTTGTATCTGGGGATAGCCTAAGCAAAATTGCAAAGCTATATAAAATATCTCTTTCCGACCTACGAAGTTGGAACAACCTAACTAGTGATTTAATTTTCCCTGGTCAGAGATTTGTGGTTTCCAATCCTGGTACCGTTACTAGTACACCGGTTATAGCTCCTTCTCCTGCTACACCTACAACAGTTACTCCGGTGCAAAACACAACACCAACATCTAACTCTATTGCTATTGAATATAGTGTAAAAAGTGGAGATACTTTGAGTAGGATTGGTTCTGCCTATGGACTAACTGTTCAAGATCTTAAAATGTTGAATGGGTTAAACTCAGACATGATATATGTAGGCCAGAAGCTTGTTGTTAGTAAGGCTGTCTCTGTACAAACACCTTCTCCTGTGACGTCACCGGTTAGTAGTAACACCCCAGTTGTAGAGATAGCAAAAACTTTACTAGGGGTACCTTACTTATGGGGAGGAAGTACTCCTTCTGGATTTGACTGTAGTGGTTTTATCCATTATGTATTTAATCAGACTGGAACGAATATTGGACGTTACTCTACGGAAGGTTACTATAGTCGTTCTTATTATATAGATCAACCTCAGGTTGGTGATCTCGTATTCTTTGAAAATACATATAAAGCAGGAATCTCCCATATGGGAATCTATCTCGGAAACAATGAATTTATTCATGCAGATGGAACAAAGGGTGTTATGGTAACAAGCCTTGACAACACTTATTACAAGCAGCGTTTTGATGGGTATAAGAGATTCTACTAA